A stretch of DNA from Electrophorus electricus isolate fEleEle1 chromosome 18, fEleEle1.pri, whole genome shotgun sequence:
gttcataGTCACGTTGTTCATGTTAgctgtttatgttatgtgtgagtgccactgttgttttcgtcgagggagtctgtacgtcctgctccttgccctgcggcactcgggctgcTGCAAAAAGTTGTAATTTAAATTagtacttaagtaaaagtaagaaagtatctgttaaaaagacaaatcaagTAGCAAGTGAATTCCTCATATCTCACTTAACACCAGACAACAAATTTTTACTCTGAATTCCAATCCAAGGCATGgattttaagtgaattttacaataagtatatattacttatacataaataaggctgttattacacttcaGATATGTACAATATTGAATAtccttcttcagtgtccagtaatAGCTTGCCAACATAGAGGAGCTCCAATTTCCTTCGCCATTTTCCATAGGCCTTCTATGCATAATGATGTTTGTCAAtcaataaaaatttatttttatagcgCTGTTTAACAACACATGTTGtcacaaatcagctttacaaatgtccaagctcccagtgagcaagtcaagggcaacagtggcaagaaaaaacttcctagagcatgagaaagaaaccttcagaggaaccaagactcaaagagggggcCCGTCCTCCTttggctgacaatggtcaccacaataataattttaagagaaaaatgaattaaaaataactaattaatGTCTTGTCCAACTTTCTAAAGGTCCTACTCTTGTcctgaggtgtgcatgtgtccaagacCCATCCCttaagagaacgtccattaagggcaatggataagtagttggctggggtggaggtgtggtgggctacagcagggacaACATGGGGTGGTTGGAGTAGCCACTGCAGCTGAGATgggatgaggctcagtaacatcacgacatcaggggtaggtgtgcatcagcagaaagagagactagattatgcatgtccaggtacaagggtgtgtaaattagggaactataatgtgcaatgatggactccagcagatctagctatggcagcacagctaaaaggaaagaacCAGAAGTAAACAGGCGTGAGGGTACCCTGGAACATCAACACTCCGCCGCTCTCATTCAACAAATTTGAGTGACAAGTGAGTATGATTTGGTTGTAAACTATTTGTCCTAagtagacagctaaaagcaaTTTGGTAGATCGCGTTTGCTAAATGTAAGATATAGATATAatgtagatataaatataatgtagatataaatataatggaaaaaaaaaacaaactaatggttgatagagaaattctgaaaacatttggaatCGGTGTACAAAAGCACTTCACAGCCGTTTTTCTTTACTCTGGGTTTTTGTCCTACTTAGTTTAAGGTACATGAGGTTTTTCATATTGGCTACTATTGTGCATATAACAAACATCACACTGgatgttttaatcattttgtgATAAGTACAGTTTCTTTTAATATTCTGAGTTTATCTAACGTATTGATCAATCTAATGTATATCTAACGTATCGATCAGTCAGAccagctggctagctagatatCCTTCGTTACAACTGCAGAATgtatgtggtcggaaaaaaaatctatatataaaatcaattgCAAACCTTCATTTTTATAACCTTGAAGCAATTATAATATTTAGAATCTTGAAATATGCCTCAGTATGGGGCATGCATTCATAATCGTCATGATCTCAGTTCAGACCCTGCATACATTTTCCTTctgcttgtagtttatagctacgTAGGTAGCTGGCCATTGTTTTTTCAGAATATCATTGATCACACgttactttcatattaataatgcatgttaGAGCCcagatttcacacacagatatgtgcgCCTTAGAGAAAAGGATATATAAcgagctacttttcataaatgtaatttgtgtCACACGCtggaaaatgtgcctgttcgCTGTTTATTACGTCATGTCTGTTTATTGCTGTACAGTTGTGTAACTGTAACAAAACTCCCGGGATCCAATAGCACGAGTTTATTGACACTGACAGGAATGGGTCTGTGGCAGATCTCAGCAGCTCTCGTCAACGCAGGGGGAGTCCGAACGAGGAGTGTCGTGGTTACCATTCCCACTGCAAGTCCATAGGTACGAATAATCCGAGGTGTAGTCTGAGGAGAAAGCAGAGGTCAAAAGCCGGGGAAtcaagagaaacagagaaacgcTCGGTATGCACATAAGGATACAATACTAAGCAAGCTGGAGGTGGGAAACTGGGGTATTATATGGGTGACtggaatgagagacaggtgtatcTTATCATTACTCAGGTGAGTGGGAGCTGAGTCTGGCCAGGAAAAGGCTAGTGGGCTGGAACAATGCTGTCACATTAACTTACTGAAGTAAAGAGCTgacactcagtgatcatctttagggatttcactaTCCCTcccacacaaacgtacacaattattattttttttaatacggAAAGAACGGTTATGAATATAACGGGAGTTTCGATTTCGCAAATGTACTtgagtaagagtataaagtaTGCTCTTTTAAAACCACTCTTAAAgcacaatttgttcaaaaagtaacttaaatgtaaatgtaaattactacccacctctggttGTACTGCATTGGGGCCAAGGCACTTGATATGTCAAGCTGATTGTCACAGCTGTGAAGCATGAACAAAAGTGTTAAACCTTTGTTCCACCAGTACAATCAAATAATCTAGTGGGTTTTTTACTGGCCATTTCATTGTCAAAAGGTTTAATGAACTGATGTGAAAAAGTCATTTAGATGCCCTACACTGGCCAGTGGTGTAAAACCATTGCCTTTCATGATTAGACATCACTGCAGCAGTAGTAAACCTTATTCAAAATGATCTGTATCAAATATCTATACTGGACAACCATCATTTCCTACTCTTCCTACACACCGTCATGTTTCAATATTGCTTTTCACATTTATACAGATGACTCTTGGCTGTATttttcatctcatctcattGTCTTCTTCGCTTAGTCAATTTCAgggtcaccatggcaacagggtGAGCAGCGAAGCCTAGGTGTCTCTGTTCACAGCCacttcctccagctcctcatAGGGAATCCCCAGGTGTACCCTGGCCACCAGGGAGATGTAACCCCTCCAGCAGGGAGATGTAACCCTTCCAGCAGGTCCTGAGTCTACCCCGAGGCCTCCTCCCATTTGGCTGGCTATcttgtaaattaaatgatgaacAAATAGAGGTTTTGATTGTTGGCCCTAATGGTTTTTCTAGAGATTTGCAGTTAGCGTTTGATCTGCTCACATTAAAACTGATCGCTTTTCCTAGAAACATGGgcattatttttcagtttcagttatgctttttaatgtatatcAAGAAACTTTCCAGTTAAGAATTATTGCTAAAATTAGTCCTGCTTTGTCCTTTCAGGATGTAGAGAAGTTCATCTTAAAGTattgtaattactttttttaactACTTAAAAGAGAGAGCTTTGGCTCAACTTCAGTTACTCTGAAATGCAGCTGGCCGACGGCTTACAAAGACTAGATGCAAGAATCAGATTAGTCCAATGTTTGCCTCTTTCCCCTAGCTGCCAGTGAAATTTAGAATTacttaaaattattattatacatggCAAATCTCCTGAATATATTTGTGAATTTTCAGTGCCCCATGCAAGTGTGAGGTCTCTGAGATCTTCCAGTCAAGCGCTTTTGGTTGTTACAAGGACAAAGCTGAAGTAAAGGGGGTCTTTGCTTTTGGTACTCATGCCCCCAAACTTTGTCGTTAGACTCTGTGATTCTATGATCACATTTAAGAGATAgcttaaaatttgtttttatgctaTAGCTCTTATTGGACATGATCATGGTATGTGGcatatttaatgtgtgttttgcagtgtttattttttatgatgttttattaatctACTTTAGATTTGGGCAGACTCTTTTGATAGGCTCCGAGGACTAATACAAGATCCTGACTCTAtggccaattttttttttccgttttattttaatctttaaatatgAAGCACCTCGAagctttgatttaaaaaaaaaaagtatatttactTTAAAGTAAAGTTTACTTATTTACACATCCTAAAATCAACTTCAAGAAAACAGCACAACTGTTTACATGTCAGCTATAAATAATATGATCTCCACCTGACATCTCATAAGTGATGACAAGAAGCAGttaaatttcttttttgccCACAAGGTGTCAGCAAATTGGGGTTTTTTAGCAAAGCAAAGGGAGCTGCTAAAAACAAGCCACAAGTATGGAtgtttttcagttcagttttggtCCGGAGTAGAGCATGGATTCTTTTCTGTTATTCTGCTGTTATTCTGCAGTATTCTACTCATTTTAGGTCAGACTCCATGCTCTCCACATGAAACTCACCAGCACCAGTTGGTAGCTATCATGCAGCAAAGGAGACCTAGAAAGGCTAAGAATGAACTACAACTAATGATAGGTGACATTCTggcaaacaaataataataataataataataataaaattcatCTTGTAAACCCATTTAATCCAATTCAGGGTAACAGTGGGCCGGAGCAATAATAATAGGAGAAGAAATAGTTAATAGTTGCTCATATCCAAAGTTCCTGATTTCCTGCTGTTTCATTAGTGTTGGCCAAAACTATTTGTTAACCTTTAGTATTGAAGCATTACCAGCACATTAAAGGTCATTGGCATGTGAGCACATACACAAGAGTAAAATTCAGTATTGGTTATTAgatgtctgcctgtgttttttggggggttaaAGGTAATTCTTTTGGACCTTGTACAAAACTGACTTACATTATAAGAACCTGCTTTAtgccttgtttgtttactgCAAGTTCAAATTTGCCAATTTTATATGGCATTTTCTAACACTTTTATTGGCCTGCAATATGAATGAGCAACTTtatataaaaaagcaaaagcaactTTATCTAAAAATATTATCAAACCCATTGACCCAACACCTCAAACCCTCTACATGGTTTATGCCAGACACATGACAAAACATATTAcaaaacatattacatattacaaaacaaataagtaatTGTTACTTATTAGCAGAAGACAACCTTGCATGACTGTCTTGTGATCTTTGATTATCTGCACTTACTTGCCTCTGAAtaagtaatttaaaaacaacaaatgcacaGAATTTCAACGAGAAAGCATTTATTGGTGATTGTATAACAATGATAACTACAACAACAATGTATAATACAATGCAAAGTGCATAATGTGGAATCCTAAGACTCTATTAATAATCCAGAATAATggaaataactgaataaataagGGATAAAAATTTTGAAAACAGATGCTTAAATTTTACAGGGTTAAGTAGACATTCAATGtactatctagctatctatacAATCTATGTAATCTATACAAAGCCTGTGTCAGAATATTGCGATCAGAGAGATGGGAGCTGAAGTTCCCATATGTCCACCACACCTCTCATTCCATGATTGAGAAGCCATCTCAGCCTGTGTGACTCCATGTTGCCTTGAGATGATAAAAGGAGATTTGTGAGGATTTTAAGTGGCTTTGTCCTTTGTTGTGCTTCCATTGGATCCTCTTCCTGCGAGGTTTGCACTGGACGCTTTTGCCATTGAGATTGATGTCTCCACAACCACTAAACCACCAGCCCCCTTAGAAAAAGCCAGAGGACACAGAGTAAATGCTAGAAAATTTAATATGATATTATCATAAAAATCAATGcaacagaaataatgaaaaatctAGGTTGAGATTATTAAAAGATTTCTCATGCATCACATGATGGCTGTTATACTCTTGCCAATATTACCGGTATATTAATATTGGGATATGAAAATAAGCGATTTTTAAATGACCcttgttttaatattgtatatGCTATCTGTAGTTTGTTTCACTAAATGTCTCAGGACACATGAGAGTTAGTAATACGCTTAATGTAAGTTCAGCACCTGTGTAGTCATGGGCACAGTTTTGGTTATTGTTCCCATCGTAGTGGTCCTTGGTAGAAAATCTTATTCTTGTCTGGCTTTCAGAAGTCAGGCCTCCTGACTTGAAATGGATTGTGTAGTTGGAGGCAGGACCCTCCAGACTGCACTCGAATTCCATTAAATATTTCTCTCGTTTCCAGTCTTCCATCTGAACATGTAGGACAGAATCTCCCTGGCTGGCAATGGAGGAGATCTTCTTCAGGCCAAGCCAGAAGTCACCTACAAACCAGAAATCGTATGTCTTGatcaataaaatacattcagcTTTTTGTGCCTCTGTAACAGCATTGCACTACTGTGTATAAAGAGCATTGAACAACTATAAACAATTCAGTCTAATCCATATatcatgcagtgtgtgtgatttggaATCCACTAGGGGCTGATGAATAGTTTGATGTTCTCTGGGAGGAAAAGGCAGTGCCAGCAAAGATTGGCTAAAAACTGCTGAAAGCCATATTGTCAAAAAGAGGTAAGCACTTCGAACTATTGACATCAAGACAAAGCACTCCATTGTGCTCCAGGCCACTACTGCTCTCATGATGAAGTGAGAAGGAAGCTTCATTCCTGTGTTCTTAGTTTGTGGAGCACCAAAATTCCAAATGCACAACTCACTCTTGAAGTCCCCAAATCCATCCTCATAGCTTTGCCAGGACCGGTCAAAATTGACAGAGCCATCTTGCCTGCGTTGAATGACTGTAAACGCTCCCACTGTAGAGAGACGTGGTGAAGTTAGGATATTTGGTTAAACCCAGTCTCTAGTCCCCTGTACTCAAGTATCCAGTATTTGGAGTAGAAATGCTGCAAGTGTTGTTTGCACTCATACCCTCTGTGAATTCACAGTAGACTAGGAAAGGTTCTGATTGATTTGGCTTGATAGCATACAGGCCATTTGTTTCCTCTCCCTTGCCAAATATCTCACCACAGTGCTTTGGAAAATCTACAATACAACCATTCTCAGTGATCTGCAGTGAAAAATGGTGGTTCAAGGAAGAACATTACTAGTATCCTCACCACTTGAGAAGCTACCATCTGTGGAATAGTTGAATAGATAATCCGACATGAGGTGGGTATGGGCATCCCAACGAAATATAGAAGGTGTATCCTGAAGACTGCCAGAGTTCAGCTAGAAGTGACAACacagttttacatttcatagtttttacatttacacttcacacttcacacacatgcacacaaagtgaGTTGGTGTTTTTGTAGATAATTGTTAGGTTTCTATTTGGATTGATCTGGGTTTAGTTGTGTTGCtcttattttataaattgtatATGCAATGTAGACTATAACAATGTACTTTATTCTCCAagcttttgattttgtttttctggtagTTGAGATGCTCCCTTTGCTCCTTCATTGCCTTCAACAGCTCCGCTATGCTCCTCTCCTGGGCTTGGATCACTTCCTGATTGAGACATAGCGGGTGTTTGGTCACCTTGTTAAAACTGATTCAGAGAGATTAGTGAGATTAGTGATAGCCTCCACAAAGAACTGAacagttttaattttgtttcttaaaaatGTACTAGTACAGATGTACTGAAACCAACCATTTTCCTCCTTTTATTATTGCTTAATTCAGGTTCAAATTCTAACTCTGACACGTGCCATCTCTGGTTTCCCGAGGACACACTTGGAAAAGAAATACATTGCCTACCTCTTTCCAATTCTACATGACAGACAACCAAAGGTGCATGACAAAGCGAGTATGTAACTTGCTGATGTGCTTGACACTGTTGTGTCACTGGAGAACATATCGGAGGAGGTGCGTGTACCCTTGTGGACTAGTACTACTGTACAGTCACAGAATATTTATTGTACTAGGAACTTGGTATGACTAAATTagaaaaaagattaaaaatatttttacatgatACAAAGAACAGAAAGGTATGGTTTCAGACTTCCAAAAAATTATGACATTGATCTTACTTTGAGTGCAGAAA
This window harbors:
- the LOC113570151 gene encoding angiopoietin-related protein 3-like — translated: MNFALLMILVVETYVFSITVDMSTEEPILAQVQTQSSFAALDDVQLIANGLLQLGKNLRDFVQKTKDQINDLIQKLNIFDSSFYQLSILASEIKEEEDELKKTTVMLKANNEEIKNLSLEINSKAEDIVRERVQLRNQVERLELKLTGLSQGLLSADQVAEISALKEVIQAQERSIAELLKAMKEQREHLNYQKNKIKSLENKLNSGSLQDTPSIFRWDAHTHLMSDYLFNYSTDGSFSSDFPKHCGEIFGKGEETNGLYAIKPNQSEPFLVYCEFTEVGAFTVIQRRQDGSVNFDRSWQSYEDGFGDFKSDFWLGLKKISSIASQGDSVLHVQMEDWKREKYLMEFECSLEGPASNYTIHFKSGGLTSESQTRIRFSTKDHYDGNNNQNCAHDYTGGWWFSGCGDINLNGKSVQCKPRRKRIQWKHNKGQSHLKSSQISFYHLKATWSHTG